The following proteins are encoded in a genomic region of Candidatus Methylospira mobilis:
- a CDS encoding SixA phosphatase family protein encodes MKTLTLIRHAKSSWKHADLTDRDRPLNKRGKQDRYLIGQRLREMDIHPDRIFSSPAARAIKTANIISDLLDYPRDQILIEEAIYMQGVDALLELIRNFSDQWQCVLLIGHNPDLTTLTNDLTDAHITNIPTCGVASITLTTERWCETESHLCRLTHFDTPNQLAPGRQAGSSASSHLQNGR; translated from the coding sequence ATGAAAACACTGACGCTGATTCGTCATGCCAAATCCAGCTGGAAGCACGCAGATCTCACCGACCGCGACCGGCCTCTCAACAAGCGAGGAAAACAGGATCGCTATCTCATAGGACAACGCCTGCGCGAGATGGACATACACCCGGACAGGATATTTTCCAGCCCCGCCGCGCGCGCTATCAAAACCGCCAATATAATCTCGGATTTACTGGACTACCCGCGCGATCAAATCCTCATCGAAGAAGCCATATACATGCAGGGCGTCGACGCTTTGCTCGAACTGATACGCAATTTCTCCGATCAATGGCAATGCGTGCTGCTGATAGGGCATAACCCCGACCTGACCACGCTGACGAACGACCTCACCGACGCGCATATCACCAACATCCCGACCTGCGGCGTCGCATCGATTACTCTGACGACGGAACGCTGGTGCGAAACGGAAAGCCATCTTTGCAGGCTGACGCATTTCGACACCCCAAATCAACTCGCCCCCGGCAGACAAGCAGGCTCCAG
- a CDS encoding acetyltransferase, with product MFLKRKQDDHLVEILSLSDLFNPLLKVAVGRSHYGEELQDPENFEKSELIFPSGEELPRCWIDVHYRDSELRQ from the coding sequence ATGTTTCTCAAAAGAAAACAAGATGATCATCTGGTCGAGATACTCAGCCTCAGCGATTTATTCAACCCCTTGCTCAAGGTAGCAGTTGGACGTTCGCATTACGGCGAAGAACTACAGGACCCTGAAAATTTCGAAAAATCGGAACTGATCTTTCCATCAGGGGAAGAATTGCCCCGCTGCTGGATCGATGTACACTATCGTGACAGCGAATTGCGGCAATAA
- a CDS encoding Ni/Fe hydrogenase subunit alpha translates to MYENLETATNPESLRRVVIDPVTRVEGHGKVTLLLDEDNHVKQARLHIVEFRGFERFIQGRPYWELPVMVQRLCGICPVSHHLAAAKAVDQLVGVDRLTPTAEKLRRLMHYGQTLQSHALHFFHLSTPDLLFGFDDQAEHRNIVSVLKEYPELGLKGVNLRKYGQEVIRVVSGKRVHGTAALPGGMNKALTAADRDFLLKDIDEVTLWADEIVELIRQIFLANPEYHQHFGNFPSNYLGLAREDGAFELYHGGLRARDEHGKYIFDHVDYRKYPEYLREEVRSWTYMKFPHIVSLGRDNGWYRVGPLARLNNCDFISTPRAEAARRNFIAYGGGNPVSASLAYHWARMIELLYCAEAIHELLEDPELLGTDLVTQGEKRFEGVGVVEAPRGTLFHHYCIDENDLVTKANLIVSTTNNNQAMNEAVRAVAARYLDGQELTEGLLNHLEVAIRAYDPCLSCATHALGKMPLELELLNAEGARIDRLARNSQGEFCQTLG, encoded by the coding sequence ATGTACGAAAATCTTGAAACAGCGACTAATCCTGAAAGTTTGAGACGTGTTGTCATCGATCCGGTTACCCGGGTTGAAGGGCACGGAAAAGTGACCCTGCTGCTCGACGAAGACAATCATGTCAAACAGGCTCGATTGCACATCGTTGAATTTCGCGGTTTCGAGCGCTTTATCCAGGGGCGGCCTTATTGGGAATTGCCGGTCATGGTGCAGCGATTATGCGGGATTTGCCCGGTAAGCCATCATCTGGCCGCCGCGAAGGCGGTTGACCAGCTGGTCGGTGTCGATCGCTTGACTCCGACAGCGGAGAAACTCCGGCGTTTAATGCACTATGGGCAGACGCTACAGTCGCATGCGCTGCATTTTTTTCATCTCTCCACTCCCGACTTGCTGTTCGGTTTCGACGACCAAGCGGAGCACCGCAACATTGTCAGCGTATTGAAGGAATATCCCGAGCTGGGATTGAAGGGCGTAAATCTGCGCAAATACGGACAGGAAGTGATCCGCGTGGTGAGCGGCAAGCGCGTACATGGCACGGCTGCGCTTCCGGGGGGCATGAACAAGGCATTGACCGCAGCAGACAGGGATTTTCTGCTTAAGGATATAGACGAGGTGACGCTCTGGGCCGACGAAATAGTCGAGCTGATACGCCAGATATTCCTTGCCAATCCGGAATACCACCAGCATTTCGGTAATTTCCCGTCCAACTACCTGGGGTTGGCCAGAGAGGATGGCGCTTTCGAGTTGTATCATGGCGGACTCAGGGCAAGAGACGAACACGGCAAATATATTTTCGATCATGTCGATTACCGGAAATATCCGGAGTATTTGCGTGAAGAAGTTCGTTCCTGGACTTACATGAAATTTCCGCATATTGTCAGCTTGGGGCGCGATAACGGCTGGTATCGGGTTGGTCCGCTGGCGCGCTTGAACAACTGCGATTTCATTTCCACGCCGCGCGCCGAAGCCGCGCGCCGGAACTTCATTGCTTACGGCGGCGGAAACCCGGTGAGCGCTTCGCTGGCTTATCACTGGGCGCGCATGATCGAATTGCTGTATTGCGCCGAGGCGATACACGAACTGCTGGAAGATCCGGAGCTGCTGGGTACCGATCTGGTTACGCAGGGCGAGAAGCGTTTCGAGGGCGTCGGTGTAGTCGAAGCGCCGCGCGGCACCTTGTTCCATCATTACTGTATCGATGAAAACGATCTGGTTACAAAGGCAAACCTGATCGTGTCGACCACCAATAACAATCAGGCGATGAATGAGGCGGTTCGCGCGGTGGCGGCGCGTTATCTGGATGGTCAGGAGCTGACCGAGGGTTTGCTTAATCATTTGGAAGTTGCGATACGCGCTTATGATCCTTGTCTGTCCTGTGCAACCCATGCGCTGGGAAAAATGCCGCTGGAGCTGGAGTTGCTGAATGCGGAAGGTGCTCGAATAGACCGGCTGGCACGAAATAGTCAAGGCGAGTTTTGTCAGACGCTCGGATGA
- a CDS encoding glucan biosynthesis protein: MRKPIAMFWLCMLFLFTRLALAEEGAQPPVAALQPRVFAFAEVEQQAKDLATRPYAKDDGGLPEFLGKLDADQYRAINFRQDKSLWRDEGLPFQVQFYHRGFIFRNRVNVNVVEQGNAARLAYSPELFDFGKNSPQGPLPADLGFAGLRFHYPLHRDGNPDEFAVFLGASYFRAVGLGQIYGISARGLAIDTGLPKAEEFPVFKEFWIEKPARQSDQLVVYALLDSPSATGAYRFVIHPGMEIGMEVSAHIYARKGTERIGIAPLTSMFFHGENTDRFFDDTRPEVHDSDGLLTLRSNGERVWRPLNNPKHLRISVFRDQNPRGFGLMTRDRNFEHYQDLGSHYEQRPSAWIETIGNWGAGSVYLIEIPSDAEKYDNIVAFWVPDQPMDGTRDFSFQYRLHFRPDEPAAPDLAHVNETRIGSSLLSGAETDARHFVVDFQGDAMNRYGDKALIDADISASSGQVSHVSVQKNITTGGWRLSFDLTPEKDKDPVELRAVLKSKEDILTETWVYQWSRW, encoded by the coding sequence ATGAGAAAACCAATCGCGATGTTCTGGTTGTGTATGCTTTTCCTGTTTACACGGCTTGCGTTGGCCGAGGAAGGGGCTCAGCCCCCGGTTGCCGCGCTTCAACCCAGGGTTTTTGCGTTCGCCGAAGTCGAACAGCAGGCAAAGGATCTTGCAACGCGCCCTTATGCGAAAGACGATGGCGGGTTGCCGGAGTTTCTTGGGAAGCTGGATGCCGATCAATACCGCGCCATCAATTTTCGTCAGGACAAGTCGCTCTGGCGCGATGAAGGCCTGCCGTTTCAGGTTCAGTTTTATCACCGCGGTTTTATTTTTCGCAACAGGGTAAATGTCAATGTCGTGGAACAGGGTAATGCGGCGCGTCTGGCCTATAGTCCCGAGCTGTTCGATTTCGGGAAAAATTCGCCTCAGGGGCCGTTACCTGCCGATTTGGGCTTTGCCGGCCTGCGTTTTCATTATCCGTTGCATCGCGACGGCAATCCCGACGAATTTGCCGTTTTTCTGGGGGCCAGTTATTTCCGGGCGGTAGGGCTGGGGCAGATTTACGGCATTTCGGCCAGAGGGCTGGCGATCGACACCGGTTTGCCCAAGGCGGAAGAGTTTCCCGTTTTCAAGGAGTTCTGGATTGAAAAGCCGGCCCGGCAGAGCGACCAGCTCGTGGTTTACGCATTGCTCGACAGTCCCAGCGCAACGGGAGCGTACCGTTTTGTCATTCATCCCGGCATGGAAATCGGTATGGAGGTCAGTGCGCATATCTATGCGCGTAAAGGCACGGAGCGTATCGGTATCGCGCCGCTGACCAGCATGTTTTTCCATGGAGAGAACACTGACCGGTTTTTCGACGACACGCGTCCGGAGGTTCACGATTCCGATGGATTGCTGACCTTGCGCAGCAATGGCGAACGTGTATGGCGTCCGTTGAACAATCCCAAGCATTTGCGCATCAGCGTCTTTCGCGACCAGAACCCCCGCGGGTTCGGCCTGATGACGCGAGATCGCAATTTCGAGCACTACCAGGATTTGGGGTCGCACTATGAGCAGCGGCCCAGCGCCTGGATTGAAACTATCGGGAACTGGGGCGCGGGTTCCGTGTATCTGATCGAAATACCCAGCGATGCGGAAAAGTACGATAATATCGTTGCGTTCTGGGTGCCGGACCAGCCCATGGACGGAACCAGGGATTTCAGCTTCCAGTATCGGTTGCATTTCAGGCCGGATGAGCCGGCAGCTCCTGATCTGGCGCATGTCAATGAAACGCGTATCGGCTCATCCCTGCTCTCCGGGGCCGAAACGGATGCGCGACATTTCGTGGTAGACTTTCAAGGCGACGCCATGAATCGCTATGGCGACAAGGCATTGATCGATGCCGATATCAGCGCCTCTTCCGGTCAGGTGAGCCACGTTTCGGTACAGAAAAATATAACAACCGGCGGATGGCGCTTGAGCTTCGATCTGACGCCTGAAAAGGATAAAGACCCGGTCGAGTTGCGCGCCGTATTGAAGTCGAAGGAAGACATTTTGACCGAAACCTGGGTATATCAATGGAGCCGCTGGTGA
- a CDS encoding tetratricopeptide repeat protein, which produces MQKKVIFTLLCFLFLNKAQAGFSSVEPAPNGGLPTEQPLSDLTPAALSYEQAQQLEAAAEKNDSQALEQLRHAAEAGDAEAQNGMGLYDYSQRKYADALSWYNKAAAQGNAHAEANLGVLYTYGLGVAQNYAQALSWYRKAAEQGEARAQTSLGDRYISGQGVAQDFAQAAVWYGKAAQQGDAYAQNGLGALYAGGRGVAQNFSRAASWYCKSAVQGNVRAQSGLGDLYARGQGVAQDYAKASYWLCKAARKGYAPAEAVIQQYSRSGLIAAQCADTSAGQQMDCPGK; this is translated from the coding sequence ATGCAAAAGAAAGTCATTTTTACGCTGCTGTGTTTTCTATTTTTGAATAAAGCCCAGGCAGGTTTTTCGTCGGTCGAACCTGCTCCGAATGGCGGTTTACCGACCGAGCAGCCGCTGAGCGATCTGACGCCCGCGGCATTAAGCTATGAACAGGCGCAGCAACTGGAAGCCGCGGCAGAAAAAAACGATAGCCAGGCCCTGGAACAGCTGCGGCATGCTGCCGAGGCGGGCGACGCCGAGGCCCAGAACGGCATGGGCCTGTATGATTATAGCCAGCGAAAATACGCCGACGCACTGAGCTGGTACAACAAGGCCGCCGCTCAGGGCAATGCCCACGCAGAGGCCAATCTTGGCGTACTTTACACCTATGGTCTGGGCGTTGCGCAAAACTACGCGCAAGCGCTGTCCTGGTACCGCAAGGCGGCGGAACAGGGCGAAGCGCGCGCTCAAACCAGTCTGGGCGATCGCTACATCAGCGGGCAGGGCGTTGCGCAGGATTTCGCTCAGGCAGCCGTCTGGTACGGCAAGGCAGCCCAGCAAGGCGATGCGTATGCGCAGAACGGCCTGGGAGCGCTCTATGCCGGCGGGAGAGGCGTGGCGCAGAATTTTTCACGGGCGGCTTCCTGGTACTGCAAGTCGGCAGTGCAGGGCAACGTGCGCGCGCAGTCCGGGCTTGGCGATTTATACGCCAGAGGCCAGGGCGTTGCGCAGGATTACGCCAAAGCTTCTTATTGGTTGTGCAAAGCGGCAAGAAAGGGCTATGCGCCGGCAGAGGCCGTCATTCAGCAGTATTCCCGTAGCGGACTTATAGCAGCTCAGTGCGCCGATACTTCCGCGGGGCAACAGATGGACTGCCCCGGCAAGTAA
- the moaC gene encoding cyclic pyranopterin monophosphate synthase MoaC, whose product MTLLTHFNASGDAHMVDIGMKTAGERVAIAEGRIEMKPETLSLIVSGLHSKGDVLGIARIAGIMAGKRTADLIPLCHPIALTHIDIHLEADNVHSAVHCTVTAKTVGPTGVEIEALTATQIALLTIYDMCKGVDRGMVICDVRLLEKSGGRSGMWKRSDCVQET is encoded by the coding sequence ATGACGCTCTTAACGCACTTCAACGCATCCGGCGACGCGCACATGGTGGATATCGGCATGAAAACCGCCGGCGAACGCGTCGCCATCGCCGAGGGCCGCATCGAAATGAAGCCGGAAACCCTGTCGCTGATCGTATCGGGACTACATAGTAAAGGCGATGTTTTAGGCATAGCGCGCATCGCCGGCATCATGGCGGGAAAACGCACCGCCGATCTGATCCCGTTATGTCATCCCATAGCACTCACTCATATCGATATTCATCTTGAAGCGGATAACGTTCACAGCGCAGTGCATTGTACGGTTACGGCAAAGACGGTTGGCCCTACCGGCGTTGAAATTGAAGCCCTTACCGCAACCCAGATTGCGCTGTTAACCATATACGATATGTGCAAGGGAGTAGATCGGGGCATGGTAATTTGCGATGTGCGCCTGCTGGAAAAATCGGGAGGGCGTTCCGGCATGTGGAAAAGAAGCGACTGCGTCCAGGAAACATAG
- a CDS encoding TVP38/TMEM64 family protein encodes MQKKSSFISILLKGGLLLILLGLGALVYFSPIRVWLAQGALIKAQLAQFGMAAPAVFTLCTAMLVAIGVPRLLLCSLAGVIFGFAWAITLTQIGTVLGAYCTFLFMRLHGRDYAFQHFPRLRRFSRKLEGHGLMSVLIARQLPVNGFYNDIILALSPVSHRSFLAGTFIGFLPQGLTACLIGAGLIQADTTQGIQYMALALILSLLLGLGLRRWISVRKASYTLR; translated from the coding sequence ATGCAAAAAAAATCCTCCTTCATCTCAATTTTACTCAAAGGCGGCCTGCTGCTGATTTTACTGGGGTTAGGTGCGCTGGTGTATTTTTCTCCGATCCGCGTTTGGCTGGCGCAGGGCGCGTTGATAAAAGCGCAACTGGCGCAGTTCGGCATGGCTGCGCCAGCCGTATTTACCCTGTGCACCGCGATGCTGGTAGCGATAGGAGTTCCGCGCTTATTGTTGTGTTCTCTGGCCGGGGTGATTTTCGGCTTTGCCTGGGCGATTACGCTGACGCAGATTGGTACCGTGTTGGGGGCCTACTGTACCTTTTTATTCATGCGTTTGCACGGGCGCGACTATGCATTTCAGCATTTTCCGCGTTTACGCAGGTTTTCCCGGAAACTGGAAGGGCATGGGCTGATGTCGGTGCTGATTGCGCGGCAGCTGCCGGTTAACGGCTTCTACAACGATATCATTCTGGCGTTGTCGCCGGTAAGCCACCGCAGTTTTCTGGCCGGTACATTCATTGGTTTTTTGCCGCAAGGTCTGACAGCTTGTCTTATCGGCGCAGGTCTGATTCAGGCCGATACGACGCAAGGCATCCAGTATATGGCTTTGGCATTAATCCTGTCGCTGTTACTCGGACTGGGCTTGCGCCGCTGGATCAGCGTCAGAAAAGCCTCGTATACGCTACGGTAG
- a CDS encoding hydrogenase maturation protease, with protein MSAGLTASVLISACGNPSRGDDALGPLLLERLAAAGVGAGVELLCDFQFQPEHALDLEGRTLVLFVDAHVECCPPYSYQRLTPRRDNSYTTHAMSPWSVMQVYRDIKGMEPPPAFLLSLRGERFELGDDGLSGAAAQHLDAAASFCIRLLENRNIIFWDSFADPIEKL; from the coding sequence ATGAGCGCTGGTCTAACGGCTTCAGTGCTGATTAGCGCTTGCGGTAATCCCAGCCGGGGCGACGATGCGCTGGGGCCGCTGCTTCTGGAGCGGCTTGCCGCGGCGGGCGTTGGGGCGGGCGTCGAACTGCTATGCGATTTTCAGTTTCAGCCTGAACACGCGCTGGATTTGGAAGGGCGTACGCTGGTGCTGTTCGTCGACGCCCATGTCGAATGCTGTCCGCCATATTCTTATCAGCGGTTGACTCCACGCCGCGATAACAGTTATACCACGCATGCAATGAGTCCGTGGTCGGTGATGCAGGTATATCGCGATATAAAAGGCATGGAGCCGCCTCCTGCTTTTTTGTTGAGCCTGCGTGGAGAGCGCTTCGAATTGGGGGACGACGGATTAAGCGGGGCGGCTGCGCAACACCTTGATGCCGCTGCCTCCTTTTGCATAAGGCTGTTGGAAAACCGGAATATAATTTTTTGGGATAGCTTCGCTGATCCTATTGAGAAACTCTGA
- the mdoH gene encoding glucans biosynthesis glucosyltransferase MdoH, whose translation MTSQQVKVKSAPSRLWRRTLFFSLVVLTTLLAMFMITSAFFQNGLTPQETVLLILYAMLILWVSTSFWTALIGFAVLLLGGDPGSIGRMPPRPAPEEGDKSPACTALVMPIYNEDPARVFSGLRAIYQSLLETGRADEFELFILSDTRDPDTWMQEESHWYRMCCDFAAHGRIFYRNREKNLSRKSGNIEEFCKRWGGRYRYMIVLDADSVMGGGALTRMVDLMDAHPQVALIQSPPLPVNQRSLFARILQFGSSLYGDMFAAGSSWWQLSDSNYWGHNAIIRMQPFVKHCGLPKLPGREPFGGEIFSHDFVEAALLRKAGWEVWLGYDIQESYEELPPTLIDYAKRDRRWCQGNLQHLRMITARGFSGLSRLHMLMGIMSYVSSPLWLLFLLFTGLEAYVQTQTVPVYFFGDNIFPVWPESYTVEMTTVLLVTLLMLFAPKVFGLFLLFVRHDKVKAYGGYLRVTLSVVLESIFSMLTAPALMLYQSKFVVAILLRRSVGWPPQNRGEHRLGFGEAVLAHGGQTLTGLVAGYLSYTYIPNFFWWFIPVLTGLILVIPVSIISSSTSLGQLTRRMGLFLTPEEYAPSDVIRYLKENLSRLEAEQEGGDDAISGGVRDPAACSLHLALLPHRPVRKRFRHELKALLYKLVEEGPERLSSQDKRTLISDPETLMRLHNLAWSSRKDGNTV comes from the coding sequence ATGACTTCTCAACAAGTAAAGGTAAAATCGGCGCCTTCGCGCCTCTGGCGGCGCACCCTGTTTTTTTCGCTGGTGGTGCTGACGACGCTTTTGGCCATGTTCATGATTACCAGCGCGTTTTTTCAGAACGGGTTGACGCCGCAGGAAACTGTGCTGCTGATACTGTATGCAATGCTCATTCTATGGGTAAGTACCTCGTTCTGGACCGCGCTCATCGGTTTCGCGGTATTGCTGCTGGGAGGGGACCCCGGTTCGATAGGGCGCATGCCGCCGCGTCCGGCGCCGGAAGAAGGGGACAAGAGTCCGGCGTGCACCGCGTTGGTGATGCCCATTTATAACGAAGATCCCGCTCGTGTTTTTTCCGGGTTGCGCGCGATATACCAGTCGCTGCTCGAAACCGGGCGCGCGGACGAATTCGAACTTTTTATCCTGAGCGATACCCGCGACCCGGACACCTGGATGCAGGAGGAAAGTCATTGGTACCGCATGTGTTGCGACTTCGCCGCGCATGGCCGCATCTTCTATCGCAACCGCGAAAAGAATTTGAGCCGCAAGAGCGGCAATATCGAAGAATTCTGCAAGCGCTGGGGCGGACGTTACCGTTACATGATCGTGCTCGACGCCGACAGCGTGATGGGCGGCGGCGCGCTGACGCGTATGGTCGACCTGATGGATGCGCATCCGCAGGTGGCGCTGATCCAGTCTCCCCCGCTGCCTGTAAACCAGCGTTCGTTGTTCGCCCGCATACTGCAATTCGGCAGCAGTCTGTATGGCGATATGTTTGCCGCGGGCAGTTCATGGTGGCAGCTTTCCGACAGCAATTACTGGGGACACAACGCCATTATCCGCATGCAGCCATTCGTGAAGCATTGCGGTCTGCCGAAGCTGCCGGGACGCGAGCCGTTCGGCGGTGAAATTTTCAGTCACGATTTCGTTGAAGCCGCCTTGTTGCGCAAGGCAGGGTGGGAAGTCTGGCTCGGCTACGATATACAGGAAAGCTATGAGGAATTGCCGCCGACATTGATCGACTACGCCAAACGGGACCGGCGCTGGTGCCAGGGCAACCTGCAGCATCTGCGCATGATTACCGCGCGGGGTTTTTCCGGACTCAGCCGTTTGCATATGTTGATGGGCATCATGTCCTATGTTTCCTCGCCGCTATGGCTGCTGTTTTTATTGTTCACCGGACTGGAAGCCTATGTGCAAACGCAGACGGTACCGGTGTACTTTTTCGGCGACAACATTTTTCCGGTATGGCCGGAGTCTTATACGGTGGAAATGACGACGGTATTGCTGGTGACGCTGCTGATGCTGTTCGCGCCCAAGGTGTTCGGTTTGTTTCTGCTGTTTGTCCGGCATGACAAGGTCAAAGCCTACGGCGGCTATCTGCGCGTAACGTTGAGCGTGGTGCTGGAAAGTATTTTTTCGATGCTGACGGCGCCGGCGCTGATGCTCTATCAAAGCAAGTTCGTAGTGGCAATACTGTTGCGGCGCAGCGTCGGCTGGCCGCCGCAAAACCGCGGGGAGCACCGCCTGGGTTTCGGCGAAGCGGTTCTGGCGCATGGCGGACAGACCCTGACCGGGTTGGTGGCCGGATATTTAAGCTATACCTACATCCCCAATTTTTTCTGGTGGTTTATTCCGGTTTTGACCGGATTGATACTGGTCATACCGGTTTCGATTATTTCCAGCAGTACGTCGCTGGGACAACTGACGCGGCGCATGGGCTTGTTTCTGACTCCCGAGGAGTATGCGCCTTCAGACGTGATACGTTATTTGAAGGAAAATTTGTCCCGGCTCGAAGCGGAGCAGGAAGGCGGCGATGACGCCATATCAGGCGGCGTCCGCGATCCGGCTGCATGCAGCCTGCATCTGGCTTTGCTGCCGCATCGTCCGGTCAGAAAACGTTTTCGTCATGAATTAAAGGCCTTGCTGTACAAGCTGGTCGAAGAGGGGCCGGAGCGTCTGTCATCGCAGGATAAACGCACACTGATCTCAGATCCGGAAACGCTGATGCGCCTGCATAATCTTGCGTGGAGCAGCCGGAAGGATGGCAACACGGTTTGA
- the ppa gene encoding inorganic diphosphatase, which produces MALMKVSSGKHIPSDIHVVIEIPAFSDPVKYEVDKETGALFVDRFLGTAMQYPCNYGYIPHTLGEDGDPIDVLVLAPSKLLSGSVARCRPIGLLKMTDEAGGDTKILAVPVDKLSPLYKNVNSYEDIHESQLAQISHFFEHYKDLEPGKWVKIEGWRNREEAEKEILESIERYAMATEKPNF; this is translated from the coding sequence ATGGCATTGATGAAAGTCAGTTCCGGAAAACACATCCCCAGCGACATCCATGTCGTTATTGAAATCCCGGCATTCAGCGATCCGGTCAAGTACGAAGTTGACAAGGAAACCGGCGCACTTTTCGTCGACCGCTTCCTGGGCACCGCGATGCAGTACCCCTGCAATTACGGCTATATCCCCCACACGCTGGGCGAAGACGGCGACCCGATAGACGTGCTTGTTTTAGCTCCGTCCAAACTGCTGAGCGGCTCGGTAGCGCGCTGCCGTCCGATCGGTCTTTTAAAGATGACCGACGAAGCCGGCGGCGACACCAAAATCCTGGCGGTGCCGGTCGACAAACTTTCTCCGCTCTATAAAAACGTCAACTCCTACGAAGACATACACGAATCGCAGTTGGCGCAGATTTCCCATTTCTTCGAACACTACAAGGACCTGGAACCCGGAAAATGGGTCAAAATCGAAGGCTGGCGCAATCGTGAAGAAGCGGAGAAGGAAATCCTCGAAAGCATTGAGCGTTACGCAATGGCGACTGAAAAACCCAACTTCTAG